In Methanosarcinales archaeon, the following are encoded in one genomic region:
- a CDS encoding DUF4198 domain-containing protein codes for MTDENIPDVVRGHEIWLEHDMQHVHVGETVECKVLFGHNMAIDGLADIKGVKAAVFDPVNKKHDLTVDSGDGCLIVRFDPVLDGYHTVALEYDAGIYTVTDEGWHKGPKSDYENVKSSGYYYQYARTIISGHGSKDLNP; via the coding sequence ATGACAGATGAAAATATACCAGATGTTGTGCGCGGGCATGAGATCTGGCTTGAACACGATATGCAGCATGTGCATGTAGGAGAAACGGTTGAATGTAAAGTGCTCTTCGGGCATAACATGGCAATCGATGGATTAGCAGATATCAAAGGCGTGAAAGCGGCTGTTTTTGATCCGGTAAACAAGAAACATGATCTCACAGTAGACTCAGGGGATGGTTGCCTTATTGTAAGATTTGATCCGGTTCTCGATGGCTATCACACTGTTGCGCTTGAATATGATGCCGGGATATATACAGTCACGGATGAGGGATGGCATAAAGGTCCGAAGAGCGATTACGAGAACGTGAAAAGCAGCGGTTATTACTACCAGTATGCCAGGACCATCATCTCTGGACATGGATCGAAAGATCTTAATCCGG